Within the Kineococcus mangrovi genome, the region ACGACGACCGTGACGGCACCCAGCAGGACGCCCTGCCACCACGAGGCCCCCAGCGCCAGCGGCAGCGCGACGGCCCCGGCGACCATGCCGACGAGGAGCGACCCGGCCGAGCCCTCCCACGACTTCTTCGGGCTGACCGAGGGCGCCATGGGGTGCCGGCCGAAGAAGACGCCCGCCGCGTACCCGCCCACGTCGCTGGCGACGACGAGGAGCACGAAGACGAGGACGCGCCAGGCCCCCTCGCTCGCGGCGAGCATGAGCATCGCGAACCCGGCCAGCAGCGGGCCGTAGGTGACGACGAAGATCCCGCCCGAGACGTCGCGCACGGCCGGCACCCGCACGGGTGAGCCGTGGTCGCCGCCGTCGTCGACGAGGCGGTAGACGACCACCGCGGCGACGGTGAGCGCGTACGCCGCGAAGAGCGTCTCGCCGCCGCCGAGGTAGGCGCCGGGCACCATCGCCAGGGTGCCCACCACGGGCGGCAGGACGGGGATCCGCAGGTGCCGCGCCCGGAAGGCGCGGACCATCTCGATCGTCCCGTAGAGGACGGCGGCGCAGGCCAGGACGCCGAAGGCCTCCCGGCGGACGAAGAGGCTGGCGATCAGCACCCCGCCCATCGCCACCCCCATGCCGATGGCGGCCGGGAGGTTGCGCCCCGCCCGCCGCGGTGGACGGGCGGTGGAGGTCGTCTCGCTGGTCACCGGCACGCTCAGACGGCCAGCAGCTCGGTTTCCTTGTTCTTCAGCAGCTCGTCGACGGCCTCGACGTGCTTCTTCGTCACCGACTCCAGCTCCTTCTCGGCCCGCCCGACCTCGTCCTCACCGGCCTCGCCGTCCTTGACGATGCGGTCCAGCTCCTCCTTGGCGCGGCGACGGACGTTGCGCAGCGAGACGCGGGCGTCCTCGGCCTTGGAGCGGGCGAGCTTGATGTAGTCCCTGCGCCGCTCCTCGGTCAGCTGCGGCAGCACGATCCGGATGACGTTGCCGTCGTTGCCGGGGTTCACGCCGAGGTCGGAGTTGCGCAGCGCCTTCTCGATCTCGCTCATCGCGCCGCGGTCGAAGGGCGTGATGAGCACCGAGCGCGCCTCGGGGATCTGGAAGCTCGCCAGCTGCTGCAGCGGGGTCGGGGCGCCGTAGTAGTCCACCACCACCTTGTGGAACATCGCGGCGTTGGCCCGTCCGGTGCGGATGGCCCCGAAGTCCTCCTTGGCGACCTCGACCGCCTTTTCCATCTTCTCCTCGGCCTCGAGGAGGGTGTCGTCGATCACGGTGGTCCCTTCGTCCTTCGTCCCGGCGCGTCCAGCGCCCCCGCAGTGCCGCAGCCCGCGGACGGGCCCGGGGGCCTCAGTCTGCGATCACCTGCGTGCCGATCCTCTCACCCCGCAGGGCGCGGGCCACTCCCTGGCCCTCCATGCCGAAGACGATCATCGGCAGGCGGTTGTCCATGCACAGGCTGAAGGCCGTGGTGTCGACGACGCGCAGGTTCTTGCGCAGGGCCTCGGCGTAGCTGATCGACTCGATCTTGGTGGCCGTCGGGTCGGTGCGCGGGTCGCCCGTGTAGACGCCGTCGACACCGTTCTTGGCCATGAGCACGGCGTCGGCGCGGACCTCCAGGGCCCGCTGCGCGGCGACCGTGTCGGTGGAGAAGTACGGCATGCCGGCGCCGGCGCCGAAGATGACGACGCGGCCCTTCTCCATGTGCCGGATGGCGCGGCGCGGGATGTAGGGCTCGGCGACCTGGCCCATCGTGATGGCCGTCTGGACGCGCGTGGCGACGTCCTGCTGCTCCAGGAAGTCCTGCAGCGCCAGGGCGTTCATGACGGTGCCGAGCATGCCCATGTAGTCGGCGCGGCTGCGTTCCATGCCCCGCTGGGACAGCTCCGCGCCGCGGAAGAAGTTGCCGCCCCCGACGACGATGGCGACCTGGACGCCCTGCTTGACGGGACCGGCGATCTCGCGGGCCACCTGGGCGATGACGTCGGGGTCGACCCCGACCCGGCCGTTGCCGAAGAACTCGCCGGAGAGCTTGAGCAGCACCCGCTGGTAGGCGGGGCGGGGGTGCACCGTCCCGGCCTCGAGGTCGACGGTCAGGCTCGGCTCGCTCACGCGGTGGCTCCTCGGGTGGTTGCGCTGGGGACGGGGCTGGGGTCTGGGCTGGGGTCACGGGCAGTCTGCCCCAGTCGGGTGCTGGAGGTCACCCTCGGTGAACCGCGACTGGTCCGGACGTGCGGACGGGGTGGGGGGACCCGTGGTCCCCCCACCCCGTGAGCGGTCTGCCTCAGACGCCCGCGCGGAAGCGGGCGAAGGCGGTCACCTGGGCGCCGGCGTCGGCCAGCAGCTTGGAGATGGTCACCTTCTGGTCCTTGGCGAACGGCTGCTCGAGCAGCACGTTGTCCTTGAAGAAGCTGTTGACGCGACCCTCGACGATCTTGGGCAGGGCGGCCTCGGGCTTCTTCTCCTCGCGCGCGGTCTCCTCGGCGATGCGGCGCTCGGACTCGACCTTCTCGGCCGGGACCTCGTCGCGGGTGAGGAAGGTCGGGCTCATCGCGGCGGTGTGCATCGCGACGTCCTTGCCCAGGGCGTCGTCGTCCTTGTCGAGGGCGACGAGGACGCCGATGGTCGGCGGCAGGTCCGTCGCGGTGCGGTGCAGGTAGGCCGAGACGTGGGTCCCCTCGATGCGCGCGACGTTGGGGACGAGGATCTTCTCGCCCATCGTCGCGTTCGCCTCGTCGAGGACGACCTGGACGGTCCTGCCGTCCATGTCGGAGGCCAGCAGCGCGGCGGAGTCGGTCGCGCCGACGGCCACGGCCTGGGCGAGGACCTGGTTGGCCAGGGTCACGAAGCCCTCGGACTTGGCGACGAAGTCGGTCTCGCAGTTGACCTGCACCATGACGCCGAGGCCACCGTCGACGTGCACGGCCACGAGGCCGTTGGACGCGTCGCGGTCGGCGCGCTTGGCGACGCCCTTCTGGCCCTTGATGCGCAGCAGCTCGATGGCCTTCTCGACGTCGCCGTCGGTCTCCACGAGCGCGTTCTTGCAGTCGAGCATGCCGGCGCCGGTCTTCTCGCGCAGGGCCTTGACGTCAGCGGCGGTGTACGCGGCCACGGTCTGTCCTCTCGTCGTTCCGTGAACTTCTGGTCGGGGGGTGGACGCGGCGACGCCCCGGGCCGGGGGCCCGGGGCGTCACCACAGGCGTCCTGTGTCGTACCTGGCGGAGGTCAGGCCTGCGCGGCGGCCTCGGCCGGCTCGCCCTCGCTGGCCGCGACCTCGGCCGGCTGACCCTCGGCCGCAGCGGCCTCGGCGACCTCGGGGGCGGTGGAGCCCTCGGCGGTCGCGGTCGACTCCGACCCGCCGGTCTGCTCACCCTCGTTGCCGGCCAGCAGGTCCTGCTCCCACGCGGCCAGCGGCTCGGCACCGGTCTCGGACTTGCCGCCGTGACGCACCTGCAGGCCGTCGGCGACCGCGTCGGCGATGACCCGCGTCAGCAGCGTGACGGACCGGATGGCGTCGTCGTTGCCGGGGATCCGGTAGTCGACGTCGTCCGGGTCGCAGTTGGAGTCCAGGATCGCCACGACCGGGATGTTGAGCTTCTTGGCCTCGTCGACCGCGAGGTGCTCCTTGTTGGTGTCGACGATCCACACCGCGGAGGGCACCTTGGTCATGTCGCGGATGCCGCCGAGCGTCTTCGTCAGCTTGTCGTACTCCCGACGCAGGACGAGCAGCTCCTTCTTCGTCAGCCCGGAGGCGGCGACGTCGTCGAAGTCGACCTCCTCGAGCTCGCGCATCCGGGCGATCCGCTTGGAGACGGTCGAGAAGTTCGTGAGCATCCCGCCGAGCCAGCGCTGGTTCACGTAGGGCATGCCCACGCGCGCGGCCTGCTCGGCGATGGACTCCTGGGCCTGCTTCTTCGTCCCGATGAACAGGATGCTGCCGCCGTGGGCGACGGTCTCCTTGACGAAGTCGTACGCGCGGTCGATGAAGGACAGCGACTGCTGCAGGTCGATGATGTAGATGCCGTTGCGCTCCGTGAACAGGAAGCGCTTCATCTTCGGGTTCCAGCGGCGCGTCTGGTGCCCGAAGTGCACACCGGACTCGAGCAGCTGGCGCATCGTCACGACGGCCATGGGTGGTCCTCCTCGTGCCGGCCCCCTGGTGGGGCCGATCGGTTGTCCCGCAGCGGGCCGGTCGGCCTGCCGCGCCTGGCTCCCGTGCGCACCCGACCACCGGGACGACCCGGTGGACCGAGAGGGTGCTCCCCTCCGCACGGCGCGGAGAGCGGGAACGCGATGTCGCCCTGGACGTCACCGGTCCGCAGTAGCGCGGACGGGACGCACGGAACGCCCTCGTAGTCTACGACGCGTGAGCACTGGTCTCGACCGCGGCGCGTCCACCCCCGTCGCCGCACCCCCCGGACCGGCCGGCGTGCGGCGCATGCGGCGGTTCGGGCCCACGGTCTTCGCGGAGATGTCGGCCCTGGCCCAGCGCACCGGGGCCGTCAACCTCGGGCAGGGCTTCCCCGACACCGACGGCCCGGGCTCGCTGCTCGAGGACGCCGTGGCGGCGCTGCGCTCGGGGGCCAACCAGTACCCGCCCGGGCTGGGGGTGCCGGAGCTGCGCGAGGCCGTGAGCCG harbors:
- the frr gene encoding ribosome recycling factor — encoded protein: MIDDTLLEAEEKMEKAVEVAKEDFGAIRTGRANAAMFHKVVVDYYGAPTPLQQLASFQIPEARSVLITPFDRGAMSEIEKALRNSDLGVNPGNDGNVIRIVLPQLTEERRRDYIKLARSKAEDARVSLRNVRRRAKEELDRIVKDGEAGEDEVGRAEKELESVTKKHVEAVDELLKNKETELLAV
- the tsf gene encoding translation elongation factor Ts, yielding MAAYTAADVKALREKTGAGMLDCKNALVETDGDVEKAIELLRIKGQKGVAKRADRDASNGLVAVHVDGGLGVMVQVNCETDFVAKSEGFVTLANQVLAQAVAVGATDSAALLASDMDGRTVQVVLDEANATMGEKILVPNVARIEGTHVSAYLHRTATDLPPTIGVLVALDKDDDALGKDVAMHTAAMSPTFLTRDEVPAEKVESERRIAEETAREEKKPEAALPKIVEGRVNSFFKDNVLLEQPFAKDQKVTISKLLADAGAQVTAFARFRAGV
- the pyrH gene encoding UMP kinase; its protein translation is MSEPSLTVDLEAGTVHPRPAYQRVLLKLSGEFFGNGRVGVDPDVIAQVAREIAGPVKQGVQVAIVVGGGNFFRGAELSQRGMERSRADYMGMLGTVMNALALQDFLEQQDVATRVQTAITMGQVAEPYIPRRAIRHMEKGRVVIFGAGAGMPYFSTDTVAAQRALEVRADAVLMAKNGVDGVYTGDPRTDPTATKIESISYAEALRKNLRVVDTTAFSLCMDNRLPMIVFGMEGQGVARALRGERIGTQVIAD
- the rpsB gene encoding 30S ribosomal protein S2, translated to MAVVTMRQLLESGVHFGHQTRRWNPKMKRFLFTERNGIYIIDLQQSLSFIDRAYDFVKETVAHGGSILFIGTKKQAQESIAEQAARVGMPYVNQRWLGGMLTNFSTVSKRIARMRELEEVDFDDVAASGLTKKELLVLRREYDKLTKTLGGIRDMTKVPSAVWIVDTNKEHLAVDEAKKLNIPVVAILDSNCDPDDVDYRIPGNDDAIRSVTLLTRVIADAVADGLQVRHGGKSETGAEPLAAWEQDLLAGNEGEQTGGSESTATAEGSTAPEVAEAAAAEGQPAEVAASEGEPAEAAAQA
- a CDS encoding phosphatidate cytidylyltransferase encodes the protein MTSETTSTARPPRRAGRNLPAAIGMGVAMGGVLIASLFVRREAFGVLACAAVLYGTIEMVRAFRARHLRIPVLPPVVGTLAMVPGAYLGGGETLFAAYALTVAAVVVYRLVDDGGDHGSPVRVPAVRDVSGGIFVVTYGPLLAGFAMLMLAASEGAWRVLVFVLLVVASDVGGYAAGVFFGRHPMAPSVSPKKSWEGSAGSLLVGMVAGAVALPLALGASWWQGVLLGAVTVVVAIGGDLSESMLKRDLGIKDMGTLLPGHGGVMDRLDSLLPAAPVVHLLLVWFLGP